GCGGATCCATACACTTTCAAATCCTCAGATGAAGCCTTGTACGTTGGCACATCCACCCATGCAGGGATTGCTGCAGCTACGAGGTCGGTCACAAGCTTTTTTTCAACACGCTCTTTCGGTTTTATTCTGAAAGAAGCGCGAATGAAACTCGGTGACGACAAAAACACTGCACTCGCAAAGTTTGTTTTCTGTCGGGGCCACCTAATAAACTTTTGGACGAGATAGAAGTAATCGGTTCTTTCTACACCGTGGATGCCGTGTGCTGTAGCTTCCCCTGCGGTTTGTCGCACGGCGAGGGAGACGGCTTCTCGGCTTTTGTCCGAGATAGCGCGCTTGGTAAAGCGCCGTTCGATTTCACTTAACGGATCCACGTTTTTGGCAAGTTTCTCAAGTTGACCAGGGCGGAGGTAGTAGTAGCCATGGCAAATTTCACCGCCCATACCACCGATGGACACACGCTTCGGGCGGGTAAACCTCACAGCTGAATCCAGAACCTTTGGATTGGCGTCGCCATCCCATAAAGAGAATGCGTTTTCTATTCTGTCGCCAAATGGCATTGAGACCGGTTTAAGATCTGGGTAAGAAATGCGGTGAGTTACGGAATTTGACCGTGACGCCTCGGGATAACGAAGCATTAGTTCTTTTGCGATAGTGGCTTCGCCTTCCAACGTACCGATAGTTCGGACGTCTGCGTCACAGCCGGCTGATAGCCAAATTGCGGCTGTCATGCGTGAATCTCGTCCACCGCTCAACGCAACGGTACATGTCTCCTTGCTTAATAAATCGGTATTTCTTGCGACAGTCTGCAACTCTGCCAGCGTTTCGTCAATTGATACTCCTTCCGGATCTGGAGACACTAATGTAGTTAGGTCGAAGTAGTTGCGCTTAGTGATACTTCCGTCACGATCAACGCTAATCAGTTGGGATTTTCCTAGATGGCGGATGCCCTTCACTGGGGAGAGATCGTTAAAGTAAAAACCAACTGCGGCGAACCCTCCGAGCGCCTCTTCATCTACCTGAAGTTTACTGGTCGCGAACTTGGTAAGAGCTCCCAAATGATTGGACGCCGCAAAAAACTCTTCATTCTGAAGGTAAAAGCATCTGCCTAGTCCAAGGTAATCTGTCCAGACCCTGACATTTCCTTGCTGCAGCGAAATACCGAAGCTTCCAGCTAGTAGGCGGTGATATTGTTCACTGGCAACCACGTTTGAAATTTCGTCCCAGTAGGCTCGGGAATTATGCAGCTCAATATCGATCGGGATTGGTGGCTGTGAGAATGAAATTATCGTCGCACCAGCACGGTATACAGGACTCTCACTCCAAGCCGAATCTGTGACATTGCTGTTATATATGGCTACCCGACTGTCAGAATAGTAAAACGGGTTTTCGGAGGGTGCAACCTGCCGGACCAAGTCTATGGCCGCGTCCCGCCGCCTTTCGAAACTTTCTACGTTGTCTTTTAATCTCACGCAAACAAAATTGATGTTCATCACAAGCTCCTCAATGCCGAAAGGTTATTCATGTTCGCAAGCCAGTAGGCACCGCATCCGACGAATGTCAAGAGTACGTGACCAAATCAATCGTTTAGATTTCTAGAGATATTTAGCACGGATTACCGATCTTTGGATGCTATACCAGACCAACGCAAGGGGTAGCCCTTGCGAAGTTACCGGCTTTATTTAATCGTCTATGAAGTGGAATCGCGTATGGAAGGTTCCTGAAGAAAATATTTTACTGAACCCGAAATTCCATACAGGCTCGACTAGCCCTTCTAGTCTCGACCGCCATCCGGTGAGTGGGCTCTCTCCCCCACGTACCGGACCAACCAGCGTACCGGAGCCCGAAACTGCCAACGTCCAATCTTCACCCGGGAACCTAAACAGTAAAGTGTCTCCGTCGACCTCAAGCGTCGCCGCTCCATCAACGTTGAACCACGAAACGAACTCGCAGTTTGACTGTGACAGAATCTGATCCTCCACGAACAAACTGTCATGTGGACGAAGCTTAATCACTCGCTTGTGCTCAAAAGTTCCGTGTTTAACGACTCCTTCCAACAGGAAGTCTTTTCCGTCCTGCATGCAGCGCCGAAGTGCGGAGCCATACGGTTCTCGTTCTCTTCGCTCTTGATCCTCCCCCATTGGCGCCAAGGTGTTATGAGCCCTAGTCGACTCTACATACTGACGCTCTGGTGCACCGTAATAGAAGCCTTTCAAGCGCTCGGGAGAGTCCTTCGGCAAGAGGTCTCGGTAACCAAATCGCCCTGAATCAACCAAAATACTTTGACGACGATCGAACCACGTGAACGAAAGATCGTCTGCATGTTTGTGAGCTCGGGAGTGAAAGCCAGCTTGAAAGGCTAGGTAGGCGCTATCAATACGCTCACCACGCTTAGTAGGTTGAGGCGACCGAACGAAAGCGAAGCCTGATTCAGGCAGCATTGCCAGCTCTCGCTCGTCAGCAACTCCCTGCTCGCCATCACTGACAATAAATTGTGTGTGGGGATCTACTATCGACGTCTCGTCGCTGTTCACCACCTTGTCGTCGGTGTCTCCAAGCTGTACAAGGTTGCCATCCGGTTGAATCATCCATCCTGCTGCGTAAGATGCGCGTTTTAGGATCGCTTCCAAATCCGTATCTTCGAACAACCCATCCGCCATTGCGTCGGAGAAACTTTCCAGGAGCATGAAGTGGTAGGCGGGAGAATGCTCTAGGTGCCCACCATCA
Above is a genomic segment from Corynebacterium lujinxingii containing:
- a CDS encoding asparagine synthetase B family protein, which gives rise to MNINFVCVRLKDNVESFERRRDAAIDLVRQVAPSENPFYYSDSRVAIYNSNVTDSAWSESPVYRAGATIISFSQPPIPIDIELHNSRAYWDEISNVVASEQYHRLLAGSFGISLQQGNVRVWTDYLGLGRCFYLQNEEFFAASNHLGALTKFATSKLQVDEEALGGFAAVGFYFNDLSPVKGIRHLGKSQLISVDRDGSITKRNYFDLTTLVSPDPEGVSIDETLAELQTVARNTDLLSKETCTVALSGGRDSRMTAAIWLSAGCDADVRTIGTLEGEATIAKELMLRYPEASRSNSVTHRISYPDLKPVSMPFGDRIENAFSLWDGDANPKVLDSAVRFTRPKRVSIGGMGGEICHGYYYLRPGQLEKLAKNVDPLSEIERRFTKRAISDKSREAVSLAVRQTAGEATAHGIHGVERTDYFYLVQKFIRWPRQKTNFASAVFLSSPSFIRASFRIKPKERVEKKLVTDLVAAAIPAWVDVPTYKASSEDLKVYGSAKALSFQKDPEDFWRIFNNADRWQPYFDTSRFEEFIELALADQGLPIHQSWFHTAIWIDETQRHIERLERDRRKL